In one Vibrio rarus genomic region, the following are encoded:
- a CDS encoding amino acid ABC transporter permease: MFELFTDSLPAFLDGLEITLIITVCSLFFATIIGLVLGLINIGNNTFLRGIAKIYIDVVRGTPLIVQAFFLYFGMTGYLGFHMSAEVAGTIVISINAGAYMAEIFRGGIKAIDVGQMEAARSLGLPYTQAMIKVVLPQAFRNMIPAILNQFIISLKDTSILTVIGVNELTQSGQIIISSTYRSFEIWTMVGILYFALIFILSTIFRQIEARLSND, from the coding sequence ATGTTTGAGCTATTCACGGATAGCCTACCTGCCTTTCTTGATGGGTTGGAAATCACTCTCATCATCACGGTATGTTCGTTATTTTTTGCAACAATCATTGGCCTAGTACTCGGCCTTATTAATATCGGCAACAACACTTTTTTACGTGGCATCGCCAAGATTTATATCGACGTTGTGCGCGGTACACCTCTTATTGTTCAAGCCTTCTTTTTGTACTTCGGCATGACCGGTTACCTTGGTTTCCACATGAGTGCAGAAGTTGCCGGTACTATCGTGATCAGTATCAATGCGGGTGCCTACATGGCAGAAATTTTCCGTGGTGGCATTAAAGCCATTGATGTTGGGCAAATGGAAGCGGCTCGAAGCCTAGGACTTCCTTACACCCAAGCAATGATTAAAGTGGTTCTGCCACAAGCGTTTCGAAATATGATCCCTGCGATCCTAAACCAGTTCATTATTTCTTTAAAAGATACCTCTATCTTGACAGTAATTGGCGTAAATGAATTAACCCAATCAGGCCAAATCATTATCTCGTCAACGTATCGTTCTTTTGAGATTTGGACCATGGTCGGTATTCTATACTTTGCTCTTATCTTTATTTTGAGCACTATCTTTAGACAAATTGAGGCACGATTGAGCAATGATTAA
- a CDS encoding amino acid ABC transporter ATP-binding protein encodes MIKVDGLIKAFGDNVVLNGIDFNVGENEVVSLIGPSGSGKSTLLRCLNGLEELNGGHIIIEGDDLADKNLNINKFRERVGMVFQSFNLFPHLTVLENITLAPLTLNKCTKKEADAIAFDLLDKVGLQDKADAYPKSLSGGQKQRIAIARALAMKPSLLLFDEPTSALDPEMVGEVLQVMQDLASSHGMTMVVVTHEMGFAREVCDRVVFMADGKIIEQGKPCEIFDNPQNERTKDFLSKVL; translated from the coding sequence ATGATTAAGGTAGATGGATTAATAAAAGCTTTCGGTGATAATGTTGTTCTAAACGGCATTGACTTTAATGTAGGCGAAAATGAAGTAGTGTCTCTTATTGGCCCTTCTGGCTCAGGTAAGTCCACCTTGCTTCGCTGTCTCAATGGATTGGAAGAATTGAATGGCGGACATATCATCATTGAAGGTGATGATCTCGCAGATAAAAATCTTAACATTAATAAATTTCGCGAACGTGTCGGAATGGTGTTTCAATCATTCAACCTATTTCCGCACTTAACCGTGTTAGAAAATATTACTCTTGCACCACTGACCTTAAATAAATGCACCAAAAAGGAAGCGGATGCTATCGCCTTTGACCTACTCGATAAAGTGGGCCTACAAGATAAAGCAGACGCCTATCCTAAAAGTTTGTCTGGTGGTCAAAAACAGCGTATCGCTATTGCCCGCGCTCTTGCTATGAAACCTAGCCTACTACTGTTTGATGAGCCTACTTCTGCGCTCGATCCAGAAATGGTAGGTGAAGTACTACAAGTAATGCAAGATCTTGCCAGTTCACACGGTATGACTATGGTAGTAGTCACTCACGAAATGGGCTTTGCTCGTGAAGTGTGTGATCGCGTTGTCTTTATGGCAGACGGTAAAATTATTGAGCAAGGCAAACCTTGCGAAATCTTTGATAACCCTCAAAATGAGCGTACTAAAGACTTTTTATCAAAAGTACTTTAA
- a CDS encoding RNA-binding S4 domain-containing protein → MDHLEEEIEIEAIGVEVSTQPVELYKVLKIADAVGGGGEAKQAISQGFVAVNGEIETRKRRKLVDGDLVQFDEEFYLVIYVDPADAPEVEYVDNNYDAGDQGYDEPLEYVDAQQFESPTQETTASSAEDDDTSVSPRTGRKSIDFF, encoded by the coding sequence GTGGACCATTTAGAAGAAGAAATCGAAATTGAAGCCATTGGCGTTGAAGTCTCGACTCAACCGGTAGAGCTGTATAAAGTATTGAAAATTGCCGATGCTGTCGGTGGTGGTGGTGAAGCGAAACAAGCCATCAGTCAAGGTTTTGTGGCGGTCAACGGTGAAATAGAAACACGTAAACGTCGTAAGCTGGTGGACGGTGATTTAGTTCAGTTTGATGAAGAGTTCTATTTGGTTATCTATGTAGATCCAGCTGATGCTCCTGAGGTGGAGTACGTAGATAACAACTACGATGCTGGTGATCAAGGTTATGATGAGCCACTAGAATATGTGGATGCCCAACAGTTTGAGTCGCCCACTCAGGAGACCACGGCTTCTTCTGCAGAGGATGACGATACATCTGTCAGCCCAAGAACGGGTCGTAAATCTATTGATTTCTTCTGA
- a CDS encoding glutathione S-transferase, translating to MKLYESAATPSCRRVSIFLKFLGTDVTRVAVDLKGGENITPEFQSKSASGTVPLLELDDGTYISESTAICRYFEHSVPNNMHLFGRPGLESAQVEMWHRIVEFQGLIAGFQAFRNITGFYSDREHCVSEWGEESKSRAIAFLDKLDNRLSHSSYIAGGILSVADITGFLFINLMKGAFKVDIEGGYSHIHVWHTKLAAMPEFQ from the coding sequence ATGAAGTTATATGAATCGGCCGCGACACCAAGTTGTAGACGCGTTTCCATTTTTCTCAAATTTCTCGGAACTGACGTAACAAGAGTTGCCGTTGATCTTAAAGGTGGCGAGAATATAACCCCTGAATTTCAAAGTAAAAGTGCCAGTGGTACCGTGCCATTGCTTGAATTAGACGACGGTACTTATATCAGTGAATCTACGGCTATTTGCCGTTATTTTGAGCACAGTGTGCCCAATAATATGCATCTTTTTGGCCGTCCGGGTTTGGAGAGTGCACAGGTAGAAATGTGGCATCGTATCGTGGAGTTTCAAGGTTTGATTGCGGGTTTCCAAGCCTTCAGAAATATCACGGGTTTTTACTCCGACAGAGAACACTGTGTCAGTGAATGGGGAGAAGAGTCAAAAAGTCGCGCCATCGCTTTTCTTGATAAATTGGACAATCGTCTAAGCCACTCAAGCTATATTGCTGGGGGTATTTTGTCTGTTGCTGATATTACGGGCTTTTTGTTCATCAACTTAATGAAAGGTGCGTTTAAGGTAGATATAGAGGGAGGGTATTCACACATTCACGTTTGGCATACTAAACTTGCCGCTATGCCTGAGTTCCAATAG
- a CDS encoding DUF4382 domain-containing protein, which yields MKWLKPLALSIALITTLYGCGGDDNSTSNTPTHFSLAVSDAAIDDVASVTVFYPRAVLLPVGSGDPIELTLNFAQGQQSIAVDLLDYQGSKVAPLVTDQLVPAGDYKLCLFTLDGEEQNSALSHVIIGDDAQSGHLAPLQVQGDGACPQGVGKEADAGVLYFNKTFSLNNGNNHFVAEFDLRKGLKEPTGQDAHYTIQRTSVQLVNHVEAGHIKGVVSQDVIANCASGDSDNTVNGIYVYSGTVTQANMLGFNGTPLDNQVLPTTSATVTYNEQSGLFEYEVGFLGEGAYSLGYTCSANKDTLPSIDEFTIYQQADEAVRVTANATVTVNFNEPM from the coding sequence ATGAAATGGCTTAAACCCCTAGCACTGAGCATCGCCCTCATCACCACGCTTTATGGCTGTGGTGGCGACGATAATTCAACCAGTAATACCCCAACTCATTTTAGCCTTGCCGTATCCGATGCGGCTATCGATGATGTTGCTTCTGTAACTGTGTTTTATCCACGGGCAGTCTTATTGCCGGTAGGCTCGGGAGACCCCATTGAATTGACGTTAAATTTTGCGCAAGGGCAGCAAAGTATTGCGGTGGATTTATTGGACTATCAAGGGAGCAAAGTCGCGCCTCTTGTAACAGATCAACTAGTACCAGCAGGTGATTACAAGCTGTGCTTATTTACTTTAGATGGTGAAGAGCAAAATAGTGCCCTCTCCCACGTCATCATTGGTGATGACGCACAATCAGGACACCTTGCGCCATTGCAGGTGCAAGGTGATGGTGCCTGCCCACAAGGTGTTGGCAAAGAGGCGGATGCTGGGGTACTTTATTTCAACAAAACCTTTTCACTTAACAACGGCAATAACCACTTTGTGGCGGAATTTGACTTAAGAAAAGGATTAAAAGAGCCCACAGGACAAGATGCTCACTATACGATTCAAAGAACCTCCGTTCAGTTGGTCAATCATGTTGAAGCCGGTCATATTAAAGGCGTCGTCAGCCAAGACGTTATTGCCAATTGCGCCTCTGGAGATAGCGACAACACAGTCAATGGGATTTATGTCTATAGCGGCACAGTAACACAAGCCAACATGCTCGGCTTTAATGGCACCCCATTAGACAACCAAGTTCTGCCCACAACCTCGGCAACGGTGACATACAATGAGCAGTCAGGTTTATTCGAATACGAGGTAGGCTTCTTAGGCGAAGGGGCCTATTCCCTTGGCTACACCTGCTCTGCCAATAAAGACACCTTACCATCCATAGACGAATTTACTATTTATCAGCAGGCAGATGAAGCAGTAAGGGTGACGGCCAATGCGACTGTCACCGTCAACTTCAATGAACCAATGTAG
- a CDS encoding coniferyl aldehyde dehydrogenase has product MGHLNLVPDNSLSQSHDIKVQLQTLKTRYSANRNPTLAQRKQRLLLIKQSLLDHQKALVAALCKDFGYRSEFDSVLSDIIPTLNHIKYTLKHLSQWMSPSKRHSGLLLTPSKVRVQYQAVGVVGVISPWNFPVMLSLPPVVSAIAAGNKVMLKLSEFTPQTNQVIEKIFSVVDEEVIVVQGSADMAARFSALPFDHMLFTGSTSVGRMVAQAAAKNLTPVTLELGGKSPVVIAPDASLDKIIDAVLLGKCINAGQICVAPDYVLIEQDRVDEFAELFIQRFHRYFAEDMTQFSHIINSRQYQRLQGYLEQAKAKPSVRVIPVAEPQSEATNNQLLPHLIINPDADLEVMKEEIFGPILPIITYQTIDNAVEFINDRQRPLALYIMSDDKQTIEYVISHTHSGGVAINDTLFHVAADDAPFGGIGHSGVGHYHGEEGFRTFSHARTVLHTPSWLMRSKIIMQQRPRVLSVMKKIFVR; this is encoded by the coding sequence ATGGGTCACCTTAATTTGGTTCCAGACAATTCTCTGAGTCAAAGTCACGATATCAAGGTGCAGCTACAGACGCTGAAAACCCGTTATTCGGCAAATAGAAATCCCACTTTAGCGCAAAGAAAACAGCGTTTATTATTGATAAAACAATCACTACTTGACCATCAAAAAGCGCTGGTGGCCGCTCTGTGCAAAGACTTTGGCTACCGTTCAGAATTTGATTCGGTATTGTCTGATATTATTCCCACTCTGAACCATATTAAATATACGCTCAAACATTTATCGCAATGGATGAGCCCCTCCAAGCGGCATTCAGGACTACTGTTAACCCCGTCTAAAGTGCGCGTGCAATACCAAGCTGTGGGCGTGGTGGGCGTGATATCCCCTTGGAACTTTCCAGTGATGTTAAGTCTTCCTCCTGTGGTTTCGGCTATAGCCGCAGGTAACAAAGTGATGCTCAAGTTGAGTGAGTTCACTCCGCAAACGAACCAAGTGATTGAAAAAATATTTTCAGTTGTGGATGAGGAGGTGATAGTGGTGCAAGGGAGCGCAGATATGGCAGCTCGTTTCAGCGCATTGCCTTTTGATCATATGTTGTTTACCGGTTCTACGTCAGTGGGGCGCATGGTCGCGCAAGCGGCGGCGAAAAATTTGACACCCGTAACCCTTGAGTTAGGGGGCAAATCCCCGGTGGTGATAGCGCCGGATGCATCACTCGATAAAATTATTGATGCGGTGCTACTTGGCAAGTGCATTAATGCCGGACAGATTTGCGTGGCCCCAGATTATGTATTAATTGAACAGGATCGAGTGGATGAATTTGCTGAATTATTTATCCAACGGTTTCATCGTTATTTTGCTGAGGATATGACGCAATTTAGCCACATTATAAACTCGCGCCAATATCAACGTCTGCAAGGGTACTTAGAGCAAGCTAAGGCAAAGCCCTCTGTGCGTGTGATTCCTGTCGCTGAACCACAAAGCGAGGCAACAAATAACCAATTACTACCCCATTTGATCATCAATCCAGATGCGGATTTAGAGGTGATGAAAGAGGAAATATTTGGCCCTATTTTGCCCATAATTACTTATCAAACCATTGATAATGCGGTTGAATTTATTAACGATCGTCAACGGCCTTTAGCCTTATATATCATGAGTGACGACAAGCAAACTATTGAGTATGTGATCAGTCACACGCACTCAGGTGGAGTGGCAATTAATGATACTCTGTTTCATGTAGCAGCAGATGATGCACCATTTGGCGGCATTGGCCACTCTGGAGTGGGTCATTATCATGGTGAAGAGGGTTTTAGAACATTCAGCCATGCAAGAACGGTATTGCATACGCCAAGTTGGTTAATGAGATCGAAAATCATAATGCAACAGCGGCCACGAGTGTTGTCGGTAATGAAAAAAATCTTTGTTCGCTAG